One part of the Arthrobacter tumbae genome encodes these proteins:
- a CDS encoding thermonuclease family protein: MFTPVIKKWCALGVALGALSVTACSPSADATTGQVVRVVDGDTVIVKIADVDTRVRLLNIDTPETKHPDKAVECFGPEATAFLAETLPAGTEVGLDFDVERVDQYGRTLAALFLEDRTLVNAEIARRGLGSAVIFEPNEKYYDAVRTAQEEAQQAELGVFSVDSECTLPAEVTAAVDSLAAGVEQPVASTSGAVAAGAAAVAAALATAEALHAALEAGEDSIRWAALGAAGTAALSAKLMTSIDAGHATLATLEQETTRLKAAEDEAAREAAEAAKREAERVAAEAEARRLVAEEAAAAAAQAEAARVAAEAEAAAEAERIRNLPAPYVPPAPAPYVPPAPAPYVPPAPAPAPPAEQNPYPGYNGPRCYAPGGKTWKPCP; the protein is encoded by the coding sequence CGTCGCCCTCGGCGCGCTGTCCGTCACAGCCTGCAGCCCATCTGCTGATGCCACGACCGGTCAGGTAGTCCGCGTTGTCGACGGCGACACAGTGATTGTGAAAATTGCCGACGTCGACACGAGAGTCCGTCTGCTCAACATCGATACGCCAGAAACCAAACACCCCGACAAGGCGGTGGAATGCTTCGGTCCGGAGGCGACCGCCTTCCTTGCGGAGACGCTGCCGGCAGGCACTGAAGTAGGGCTGGACTTCGACGTCGAACGTGTTGATCAGTACGGCAGAACTCTGGCCGCACTATTCCTGGAAGATCGCACTCTGGTGAACGCCGAGATCGCGCGACGGGGGCTTGGTTCAGCGGTCATCTTCGAACCGAATGAGAAGTACTACGACGCCGTCAGAACCGCCCAGGAGGAAGCGCAGCAAGCGGAGCTCGGGGTATTCAGCGTTGACTCCGAATGCACCCTTCCCGCAGAAGTCACTGCGGCTGTCGATTCGCTGGCGGCCGGTGTGGAGCAGCCCGTTGCCTCCACCTCCGGCGCGGTGGCAGCCGGTGCGGCCGCCGTGGCAGCTGCTCTGGCGACGGCCGAAGCACTCCATGCGGCGCTCGAAGCGGGCGAGGACTCCATCCGTTGGGCTGCCCTGGGAGCCGCAGGTACTGCCGCGCTGAGTGCCAAACTCATGACCTCGATTGACGCAGGGCATGCAACCCTGGCCACGCTGGAGCAGGAGACCACCAGGCTCAAGGCAGCGGAGGACGAGGCAGCAAGAGAGGCAGCTGAAGCGGCGAAGCGGGAAGCCGAGCGGGTAGCAGCCGAAGCCGAAGCACGTCGCCTTGTAGCCGAAGAAGCAGCAGCAGCGGCCGCGCAAGCTGAGGCTGCGCGGGTAGCCGCCGAGGCAGAGGCTGCGGCCGAAGCTGAGCGGATCCGGAACCTTCCGGCTCCGTATGTCCCACCGGCGCCCGCACCCTACGTACCACCAGCGCCCGCACCCTACGTCCCACCGGCTCCGGCCCCAGCTCCGCCGGCCGAGCAGAATCCGTATCCCGGCTATAACGGACCACGCTGCTACGCACCGGGAGGCAAGACCTGGAAACCGTGCCCGTAA